Below is a window of Spirochaetaceae bacterium DNA.
CCACGCCTATCAATACCAGCAGCATGAAGCTGAGCAGGCCCAGGAACTGGTCCGAGGTCAGTTGCGCGATGGGCGTGCCGAGCAGTTCCACCGCGAGTTGCCACCCGAGCCGCGCGATCATGACCCCGAGCAGTGCCACGACCAGCAGCAGGACCAGGATCACGACAATTCGCTGCACAACGTCCACGTAGCGCGGAATCGAATCCACCCAGGAGCGTTCGGTCCGGTCCGGCTCTGCCATCATGTCGTCACCGTAGCGCGGCCGGGCCGCGGATTCCAGACCAGCATGTTTGCAGGGAGCAAACGGCTTGTGCCGGGGCGGTCAGAGCCCGGACTTGATCAGGGCGCCGGCGATGCGATCGATGTCCGCGCGCGATTCGATCTTGCCGAGCTTCAGCACGCGGCGCACCAGCGGCAGCCACGGGCCGAACGCGGAACGCAGACTGCTCACCTCGAAGGCGGTGGTGTCGACCGGTTCGCCGCCGGCGTCGAACGGCAACGCATCGAGGCGCGCGAGCAGCGTGGTCAGGAAGCGGGCGATGCGGCGCATCTTGCGGTAGTTGAGCCGCTGCGGGGTATCGGTCTCCCGGTGGTAGTGCTCCCAGCGCCCGCAGGAGAAGAACAGGTACGGCTTGCCGGCACGGCGAAACGCCCGGTGGTCGCTGACATCGCCGATGTAGCGGTTGAGCACGGCGACCAGCGGCAGCCGCCACGGCCGCCGGCAGGCGGCAACCGCGGGTGCGAGCTCGGCGTGCGACTCCGCCCCGGTCATGAACAACAACCCGCTCATGCGCGGGAGCCGCCGCTTCTTGCCGCCGGCTTGCCACGACACGTTGTGGCCGGTCAGGTCCTGGATCAGCGCGCAGGCGACGCCGCGGCTGTCCATCTGGCGGTCGTGGAAGTAGGTGCTGCCCATGCCCGGGGTGCCGGCGTACGGCGCCTCCTCGGTGTCGAACAGGGCCACCACCACGTCCCGCGTCAGCGGGCGGGCGACCAGCTCCAGCGCCACCTCCAGCACGATCGCTACCGCCGCGGCGTTGTCGTCGGCACAGGGCGCCTCCAGCAGGCTGTCGTAGTGGGCGCCGAGCAGCAGGGGGGCGGCGTCGCGGTTGGTTCCCCGCGCCACCGCGACCAGGTTCATGCCCTCGGTCACCCCGTCGCGGCGCAGCTCCCGCGGGATCTCGAACGGCAACCGGAACTCGTCGCCGCGGTAGGGCGACATGCCGACGGTAAGCAGACGCTCCACCAGGTAGTGCTCGGCGCGCCGGTGGCCCAGGGTTCCCGGCTTGCGGCCCTCGGCATGGGCCAGTTCCGCCACGTCCTCCCGCAACCGCTGAATCGCCGCCATCGCCGCCGCCCTCCTTTAGTCTCCGGAGCGCGTCATCCGCTCGGGGCGGATCCAGTCGTCGAACTGCTGCGCCGAAACGTGGCCGAGTTCCAGGGCAGCCTCCCGCAGCGTGCCGCCGGAGGCGTGGGCGTGCTTGGCGATTTCCGCCGCCCGGTCGTAGCCGATGTGCGGCGCCAGCGCGGTGACCAGCATGAGCGACTGTTCCACCAATGCCGCGATTCGCCCGCGGTCGGCGCCGATGCCGGCCACGCAGTGGCGCCGGAAGCTGTCCGCGGCGTCGGCCAGCAGGCCGATCGATTGCAGCAGGTTGTAGATCAGCACCGGCTTGTAGACGTTGAGCTCGAAGTTGCCGGAGGCGCCGGCGAATCCGATGGCGGCGTCGTTGCCCATCACCTGCACCGCCACCATGGTCAGCGCCTCCGCCTGGGTCGGGTTGACCTTGCCCGGCATGATGGAGCTGCCCGGCTCGTTGGGCGGGATGGTCAGCTCGCCGATGCCGCTGCGCGGTCCCGACGCCAGCCAGCGTACGTCGTTGGCCACCTTCATCAGGGCCCCGGCCACCGTCTTCAGGGCGCCGCTGGCGGTCACCACCGCGTCGTGCGCCGCCAACGCCTCGAACTTGTTGGGAGCGGTGACGAACGGATAGCCGGTCAGCTCCGCGATCACCTCGGCGACCCGCGCCGCGAAGCGAGGATGGCTGTTGAGGCCGGTACCGACCGCGGTGCCGCCGAGCGCCAGTTCCAGCAGCGCCGGCACGGTGGCCGCCACCCGCCCGGCGCCGCGCTCCACCTGCACCGCGTAGCCGGAAAACTCCTGGCCGAGGGTGAGCGGCACGGCGTCCATCAGGTGGGTGCGCCCGATCTTGACCACGTCGGCGAACTCGCGGCTCTTGGCGTCCAGCGCCGCGTGCAGGTGGCGCAGCGCCGGCAGCAGGCGTTCGTGCAGCGCGCTGACCGCGGCGACGTGCATGGCGGTGGGGAAGGTGTCGTTGGAGGACTGCGACAGGTTGACGTGGTCGTTGGGGTGCACCGGCTCCTTGCTGCCAAGCACGCCGCCGGCGAGCGCGATGGCGCGGTTGGACAGCACCTCGTTCACGTTCATGTTGGACTGCGTGCCGCTGCCGGTCTGCCATACCACCAGCGGGAAGTGGTCGTCCCAGTCGCCGGCGATCACCTCGTCCGCGGCCTGCACGATCAGCTCGCTGCGGCGCTCGTCAAGCAGGCCCAACTCGCGGTTGACCTGTGCCGCCGCCCTCTTGAGCACCCCGAAGGCGCGCACCACCTGCAGCGGCATGCGCTCGCCGCCGATGCGGAAGTTGTCCAGCGAGCGCTGCGTCTGCGCGCCCCACAGGCGGTCGGCGACCACCTCCACCGCTCCCATCGAGTCGCTCTCGCGGCGTACGGCAGCGGCCGCCGGCGGCTGCGCTACCGGTTGTGCGGAGTGCGAGGCCATGCTCAGGCGAGCTCCGGGTACTGGCGCTTCACGACCTCCACCAGCTCACGCACGTGCGCGGCGGAGGAGGTCAGCAGCTCCTGCTCGCCGCGCTCCAGGCGCACCTCCAGAATGCGCTCCATGCCGCCGGCGCCGAGCACGCACGGCACCCCCACGAACAGCCCTTCGATGCCGTACTGGCCGGCACAATAGCCGGCACACGGCAGAATCCGCTTCTTGTCGCGCACGATCGCTTCCACCATCTGGGTGACCGCCGCCGCCGGCGCGTAATAGGCGCTGGTGCCAAGCAGTTCCACGATCTCGCCGCCGCCCTGCTTGGCGCGCTCCACCAGCTCGTCGAGCCGCGCCCGGCTCATGAACTCGGTCACCGGAATGCCGCTGATGTTGGTGAAGCGTGGCAGCGGCACCATGTCATCGCCGTGGCCGCCGAGCAGCAGGGTGCCTATGTCCTCCACCGAGAACCCGGTCTCCTCGGCGATGAACGCCTTGAAGCGCGCCATGTCCAGGCAGCCCGCCTGGCCGACAATGCGGCCAGTGGGGAAGCCGGTCACCTTCCAGGCGGTGTACACCATCGCGTCGAGCGGGTTGCTGACCACGATCACGATGCTGTCCGGGGCGTGCGCGGCGATCTGCTCGCTCACGCTGCGCACAATGGCGACGTTCGTCTTGACCAGGTCGTCGCGGCTCATTCCCGGCTTGCGCGGCACGCCGGCGGTAAGCACCACCACGTCAGCCCCGGCGATGTCGGCATAGTCGGCGGTGCCGGTAACCGCGCAGTCGAAGCGGCGCACCGGCGCGCACTCGTACAGGTCCAGCGCCTTGCCGCGGGTGGCCCGCTCCATCTGCGGAATGTCCACCAGCACCACGTCGCCGAGTTGTTGCGATACGATCCACAGCGCGCAGGTGGCGCCCACGTTGCCGGCGCCGATTACGGCGATCTTGGCCCTTCCCACCATCGATCAGGTCTCCTTGCGGGCGGCGCAGGCATGGCGCCCGGCACCGCCGGCTGGTTGTCTGGATGCCGCCCGGCTCAGCCGCCCGCGGTGCACTCCGCCTGCGTTACGAGGTGCGCCGCCGGGTTTCACCACGGGCTGCCGGAGCACCCCTCGCTTGTCCCCGGAACACCGAGCCCCTATCTTTCGGACCACTGTGGATCCAACCGGACCGGATCTCGCCGCTGCACCGGCGGCCATCGAAGCGTGCTACCGGCGAATTATACGAGAACTCGGAGAGGATTTCGACCGCGAAGGCCTGGTGCGCACACCCCACCGCGCAGCCCGGGCGCTCACCGATCTCACCTCCGGCTATCGTGAGAATCTGCGCGAGATCATCAACGGCGCCATCTTCCAGTCCGAGTCGGACGAGATGATCATGGTGCGCAACATCGAGACGTTCTCGCTGTGCGAACACCACCTGCTGCCGTTCATCGGCCAGTGCCACGTGGCCTACATTCCCGATGGCCGGATCATCGGACTGTCCAAGATCCCACGCATCGTCAACCACTTCGCGCGCCGGCTGCAGATCCAGGAGCGGCTGACCCTGCAGGTGGCGCACGCGGTGCAGGACGCGGTCGGCGCGCAGGGCGTGGGCGTGGTGATGGAGGCCAGCCACCTGTGCGTGATGATGCGTGGCGTGGAGAAGCAACACTCGCAGATGAAGACCTCGTGCATGCTCGGCACGTTCCGCAGCAACGCCGCCACCCGCGCCGAGTTTCTGCAACTGATGAACAACTGATTCGGCGCCTGGCCATGGACCACGTCATCATTCGCGAGCTGCGCGTAACCTGCATCGCCGGCATTCTGCCCGCGGAGCGCACCACACCGCAGGACGTGGTGGTGAGCCTGGTGGTGGGCACCGACACCGCGCGCGCCGCGCGCTCCGGCGAGCTGGCCGATACCGTCGACTACGCGGCGCTGGCCGGGCAGGTGCGCGAACTGATCGTGAGCGGCCGCTACCGCCTGCTGGAGGCGATGGCCGAGGACCTGGCCGCGTGCGTGCTGCGCGATCCGCGCGCGGCGAGAGTGCGGGTGACGATCCGCAAGCCGGCGGCCATCGCCGGTGCGCGCGACGCCGGGGTGGAGATTGTCCGTGAGCGGTAAGCACGCCGGCGCCGGAATCACCAAAGTCACCGACGTCATACGTGGACTGTCATACGTGGACCCTGTACCGATGCACGCGGTGCGGCGGCCCGCCATCATCGGAGTAATCAACCTGTCGCCGGAGTCGAACGTGCCCGGTTCGCATGCCACCGGCCTGCCGGCGGTGCGCGAGCGGGCCGCCGCCCTGTGCGCGGACGGCGCCGACTACGTGGAGCTGGGCGCGCGCTCGATCAGCCACCACCGCGCGCCGATCGACGACGCCGAGGAGTGGCGCCGCCTCAGGCCGCCGCTGGATGCCCTGGTCGCAGCCGGCTACCGCGTGGCGGTCGACACCTGGAGCGAGACCTGCGCCACCGCGGCGCTGGCCGCAGGCGCGTGTTTCGTCAATTTCACCGGCGCCTGGCCGTCGGCGGAATTGTGCGGCGCGGTGGCGGTGAGCGGCGCTGCCCTGTGCGCGCTGTACCTGCCGTACGCCGACCCCTATCAGATGCGCGCCGACCCGGCGGCGAGCTACCAGGTCGCGGACATCCTGAATCGCTTCCGCGTGCTGCGCGCCCACGCCCGCGCCGCCGGGCTGGCCCGCCTGGTGCTGGACCCCAACCTCGGCATCTTCCACCCCACCTTCGACGACGCCGCCAGGATCGCCTACCAGGTGCAGGCGATGACCGCACTGCCCGCCGCGGCACGGCTCGGCTGCCCTACGCTCGCCTACCTGGCGCGCAAGTCGGCGCTGACCAGCCGGCAACTGATCGCCGCCCACCTGGTCGCGCTGGAGGTCGACTACATCCGCGCCCACGAACCGGCGATCGCCGTGCGCGCCTGGGAGCTGCGTGCCGCGCTGCCGCGGGCGGCGGCCGCCTCACCCGTGCCGGCGCCGAAACGTGGCTGACCTGTACCTTTCGCTGGGCTCCAACCTGGCGCCGCGCCGCCACCTGCCGCGCGCCCTGGCACTGCTGCGCGCGCGCTATCCGCTGCTGCGCGTGTC
It encodes the following:
- a CDS encoding M28 family peptidase translates to MAAIQRLREDVAELAHAEGRKPGTLGHRRAEHYLVERLLTVGMSPYRGDEFRLPFEIPRELRRDGVTEGMNLVAVARGTNRDAAPLLLGAHYDSLLEAPCADDNAAAVAIVLEVALELVARPLTRDVVVALFDTEEAPYAGTPGMGSTYFHDRQMDSRGVACALIQDLTGHNVSWQAGGKKRRLPRMSGLLFMTGAESHAELAPAVAACRRPWRLPLVAVLNRYIGDVSDHRAFRRAGKPYLFFSCGRWEHYHRETDTPQRLNYRKMRRIARFLTTLLARLDALPFDAGGEPVDTTAFEVSSLRSAFGPWLPLVRRVLKLGKIESRADIDRIAGALIKSGL
- the fumC gene encoding class II fumarate hydratase, giving the protein MASHSAQPVAQPPAAAAVRRESDSMGAVEVVADRLWGAQTQRSLDNFRIGGERMPLQVVRAFGVLKRAAAQVNRELGLLDERRSELIVQAADEVIAGDWDDHFPLVVWQTGSGTQSNMNVNEVLSNRAIALAGGVLGSKEPVHPNDHVNLSQSSNDTFPTAMHVAAVSALHERLLPALRHLHAALDAKSREFADVVKIGRTHLMDAVPLTLGQEFSGYAVQVERGAGRVAATVPALLELALGGTAVGTGLNSHPRFAARVAEVIAELTGYPFVTAPNKFEALAAHDAVVTASGALKTVAGALMKVANDVRWLASGPRSGIGELTIPPNEPGSSIMPGKVNPTQAEALTMVAVQVMGNDAAIGFAGASGNFELNVYKPVLIYNLLQSIGLLADAADSFRRHCVAGIGADRGRIAALVEQSLMLVTALAPHIGYDRAAEIAKHAHASGGTLREAALELGHVSAQQFDDWIRPERMTRSGD
- the mdh gene encoding malate dehydrogenase — its product is MVGRAKIAVIGAGNVGATCALWIVSQQLGDVVLVDIPQMERATRGKALDLYECAPVRRFDCAVTGTADYADIAGADVVVLTAGVPRKPGMSRDDLVKTNVAIVRSVSEQIAAHAPDSIVIVVSNPLDAMVYTAWKVTGFPTGRIVGQAGCLDMARFKAFIAEETGFSVEDIGTLLLGGHGDDMVPLPRFTNISGIPVTEFMSRARLDELVERAKQGGGEIVELLGTSAYYAPAAAVTQMVEAIVRDKKRILPCAGYCAGQYGIEGLFVGVPCVLGAGGMERILEVRLERGEQELLTSSAAHVRELVEVVKRQYPELA
- a CDS encoding phosphate-starvation-inducible PsiE family protein — its product is MMAEPDRTERSWVDSIPRYVDVVQRIVVILVLLLVVALLGVMIARLGWQLAVELLGTPIAQLTSDQFLGLLSFMLLVLIGVELVEAVQLFLADHHVHVEFLILIALTAICRKILILEPTKEPAFTLVGIAALVVALAGAYFLIRGRLPKSGY
- the folB gene encoding dihydroneopterin aldolase, whose amino-acid sequence is MDHVIIRELRVTCIAGILPAERTTPQDVVVSLVVGTDTARAARSGELADTVDYAALAGQVRELIVSGRYRLLEAMAEDLAACVLRDPRAARVRVTIRKPAAIAGARDAGVEIVRER
- a CDS encoding dihydropteroate synthase encodes the protein MDPVPMHAVRRPAIIGVINLSPESNVPGSHATGLPAVRERAAALCADGADYVELGARSISHHRAPIDDAEEWRRLRPPLDALVAAGYRVAVDTWSETCATAALAAGACFVNFTGAWPSAELCGAVAVSGAALCALYLPYADPYQMRADPAASYQVADILNRFRVLRAHARAAGLARLVLDPNLGIFHPTFDDAARIAYQVQAMTALPAAARLGCPTLAYLARKSALTSRQLIAAHLVALEVDYIRAHEPAIAVRAWELRAALPRAAAASPVPAPKRG
- the folE gene encoding GTP cyclohydrolase I FolE; translated protein: MDPTGPDLAAAPAAIEACYRRIIRELGEDFDREGLVRTPHRAARALTDLTSGYRENLREIINGAIFQSESDEMIMVRNIETFSLCEHHLLPFIGQCHVAYIPDGRIIGLSKIPRIVNHFARRLQIQERLTLQVAHAVQDAVGAQGVGVVMEASHLCVMMRGVEKQHSQMKTSCMLGTFRSNAATRAEFLQLMNN